In one Lujinxingia vulgaris genomic region, the following are encoded:
- a CDS encoding TraR/DksA family transcriptional regulator gives MSQNDDYSEEFLEEMRLALEAQRQELVRSNNLTRNELRDNDREPRDSIDESTDEQGNATELRLQDRERNLLNKVNDAIFRLDTGEYGYCDECGDPIGKARLRARPMAELCIECKEDQEREERRQHAVRPGMFSALE, from the coding sequence ATGAGCCAGAACGACGACTACTCCGAAGAGTTCCTCGAAGAGATGCGCCTTGCGCTGGAGGCCCAACGCCAGGAGCTGGTGCGCAGCAACAACCTCACCCGCAACGAGCTGCGCGACAACGACCGTGAGCCCCGCGACTCCATCGACGAGTCCACCGACGAGCAGGGCAACGCCACCGAACTTCGCCTCCAGGACCGCGAGCGCAACCTCCTCAACAAGGTCAACGACGCCATCTTCCGTCTGGACACCGGCGAATACGGCTACTGCGACGAATGCGGCGACCCCATCGGAAAGGCGCGCCTGCGCGCCCGCCCCATGGCCGAGCTCTGCATCGAGTGCAAAGAAGACCAGGAGCGCGAAGAGCGCCGCCAGCACGCCGTGCGCCCGGGCATGTTCTCGGCACTGGAGTAA